A region from the Kineothrix sp. IPX-CK genome encodes:
- a CDS encoding ABC transporter substrate-binding protein, whose protein sequence is MKKRFVAMAMACVMGIGLLAGCGSNGGAQTGTGNETAGKETTEAPAAGEESSNSGEVVTLKWIQVGNGMPTNYDAWLAQINPYLEEKIGVNVDMEIVPWGDWDNRRSVIVNSGEAFDILFTDQARYNSEVATGAFLDMTDLLKTSAPDLYSMIPEDYWRAASINGKVYGVPTYKDSSVTEYFIWDKAVADKYNIDINTVNDFTSLYDALKTIKDGEGTEPYYMSKSGADFLVTAYFDQLGAGLSALGVKYNDDTKTVVNPLEDEDILKNLDIIHQMYKEGIINGDAPTADDANKYRTFFTAQGWSGAAASTWGPNNGIEDCVAVQYGDTVVSNTSVRGSLNAIYSGCEHPDKALELLQLVNTDSKVRDWLYYGVEGENFNYTDDGKIEKLNSDWSMAGYTQGTFFNVSQLAETEVNQWDEVKELNANAEPSVMLGFDMDTSSVETELASCRAVYEKYKSEFWTGARDPRELIEVIKGELDAAGWETIRVEAQKQVDAAE, encoded by the coding sequence ATGAAAAAGAGATTTGTAGCAATGGCAATGGCGTGTGTTATGGGAATCGGCCTTCTTGCAGGATGCGGAAGCAATGGCGGAGCACAGACTGGCACGGGCAATGAGACGGCAGGCAAGGAAACTACTGAAGCGCCTGCGGCGGGTGAGGAAAGCAGCAATAGCGGCGAGGTCGTTACGTTAAAATGGATTCAGGTAGGAAACGGAATGCCTACCAACTACGACGCATGGCTGGCTCAGATCAATCCTTATTTAGAGGAAAAAATCGGAGTGAATGTGGATATGGAAATCGTACCTTGGGGCGACTGGGATAACCGCCGCAGCGTAATCGTTAACTCGGGAGAGGCGTTCGACATTCTTTTTACAGACCAGGCGAGATATAATTCGGAAGTAGCGACAGGAGCATTCCTAGATATGACCGACCTTTTAAAGACCTCGGCACCGGATTTGTATTCAATGATTCCTGAGGATTATTGGCGGGCGGCTTCCATCAACGGAAAAGTTTACGGAGTACCTACCTATAAAGACAGCTCTGTAACCGAATATTTTATCTGGGATAAAGCAGTAGCGGATAAATACAATATCGATATCAATACGGTAAATGATTTCACGAGCTTATATGATGCGCTTAAGACTATTAAGGACGGCGAAGGAACTGAGCCCTACTATATGTCGAAATCGGGAGCCGATTTCCTTGTGACGGCTTATTTCGATCAATTGGGTGCAGGTCTTTCTGCTCTCGGTGTCAAATACAATGATGATACGAAGACTGTTGTAAATCCGTTGGAGGATGAGGACATTCTGAAAAATCTCGATATCATACATCAGATGTATAAGGAAGGAATTATAAACGGTGACGCTCCGACAGCGGACGATGCGAATAAATATAGAACGTTCTTCACAGCACAGGGCTGGAGTGGAGCGGCAGCTTCCACATGGGGACCGAACAACGGAATTGAAGACTGCGTAGCGGTACAGTACGGCGATACGGTAGTATCCAACACCTCAGTACGAGGTTCCCTGAATGCCATTTACTCGGGCTGTGAGCATCCGGATAAGGCGCTTGAGCTATTACAGCTTGTAAATACCGACTCCAAAGTACGTGACTGGTTATATTACGGCGTGGAAGGCGAGAACTTTAACTATACGGATGACGGCAAAATTGAGAAATTGAACTCCGACTGGAGCATGGCTGGATATACGCAGGGTACTTTCTTCAATGTTTCCCAGCTTGCAGAGACAGAAGTAAATCAGTGGGATGAAGTAAAGGAACTGAATGCAAACGCGGAACCTTCCGTTATGCTGGGCTTCGATATGGATACCAGCAGTGTAGAGACCGAGCTGGCAAGCTGCCGTGCGGTATATGAGAAATACAAATCCGAATTCTGGACCGGAGCCAGGGACCCGAGAGAATTGATCGAAGTAATTAAGGGCGAACTGGATGCAGCAGGCTGGGAAACCATCCGCGTGGAAGCTCAGAAGCAGGTTGATGCCGCGGAGTAA
- a CDS encoding beta-N-acetylhexosaminidase encodes MGCEMYLIPEPKALTINDGFYYLPYCGTVEIPLSCSQRAYGFAKLLQEDIIDELGFFYGIVKGTKEGTINLSVRETLGSEHYLFDVSEEGIYIQGGDENGLLYGIQTFRQILRQEGACIPCLCMEDYPSLPNRGFFHDVTRGRVPTLEWLKNLADTLSFYKMNQMQLYIEHSFLFAQLSEMWRDDTPLRAQEIMELDAYCMERGIELIPSLSTFGHLYKLLNTKKYRYLCELTDAGRKPFSFMDRMAHHTIDVSNEESFSLVKQMIAEYMPLFSSGKFNICADETFDLGKGRNKERASQEGVDALYMEYVEKLCGFLAENGRIPMLWGDVMLDFPEFANRLPEGTVCLNWGYAYNQTEDSTRIYAENGVRQYVCPGVAGWNQLLNLQRNSYENISRMCEYAMKYKAEGMLNTDWGDFGHINHPAFSIPGLIYGAAASWNGGLPSYEEMNEAISSLEYGDSSGTLLNIAGRLGEQECFGWGNAVYWKEKGSKSDVSRKKEVLAEAAERVKTIPEKNREIDVCVQELAGCTKFMDGTMRKRIYPYLLAAEGMKLFNRIGGIVVNAETESYVTEDVFQAAEELEKWYYQYKLLWHTVSRESELYRIGEVIFWYADYLRDLKGL; translated from the coding sequence ATGGGGTGTGAAATGTATCTGATTCCTGAACCAAAAGCATTGACAATAAATGACGGATTCTATTATCTGCCTTACTGCGGAACCGTCGAAATACCGCTTTCCTGCTCGCAAAGGGCTTATGGTTTTGCGAAGCTGCTCCAGGAAGATATTATAGACGAACTGGGCTTTTTCTATGGGATCGTAAAAGGAACGAAAGAAGGAACGATAAATCTCAGCGTGAGGGAAACTCTTGGGAGTGAGCATTACCTGTTTGATGTCAGTGAAGAAGGCATTTATATACAAGGCGGAGATGAGAACGGACTTCTGTATGGAATCCAGACCTTTCGGCAGATTCTTCGTCAGGAAGGTGCCTGTATTCCCTGCCTTTGCATGGAGGATTATCCGTCTCTTCCTAACAGAGGCTTTTTTCACGATGTGACGAGGGGCAGAGTACCGACGCTTGAGTGGCTGAAGAATTTGGCGGATACGCTGAGCTTTTATAAGATGAATCAGATGCAGCTCTATATAGAGCACAGCTTTCTTTTTGCGCAGCTCAGTGAGATGTGGAGGGACGATACTCCTCTGCGCGCGCAGGAGATCATGGAGCTTGATGCCTATTGTATGGAGAGGGGGATTGAACTTATTCCTTCCCTTTCTACCTTTGGACATTTGTATAAGCTTCTGAATACAAAAAAATACAGATATCTTTGTGAGCTGACGGATGCGGGAAGGAAACCCTTCAGCTTTATGGACAGAATGGCCCATCATACCATAGATGTCTCTAACGAGGAGAGCTTTTCTCTGGTCAAGCAAATGATCGCCGAGTATATGCCGTTATTTTCCTCGGGGAAATTCAATATTTGTGCGGATGAAACCTTCGATTTGGGAAAAGGAAGAAATAAGGAAAGGGCCTCGCAGGAGGGTGTTGATGCTCTTTACATGGAATATGTGGAGAAATTGTGCGGATTTCTTGCTGAAAACGGTCGCATTCCTATGCTTTGGGGTGATGTCATGCTGGATTTCCCCGAATTTGCTAATCGGCTGCCGGAGGGGACGGTATGCCTGAACTGGGGCTATGCATATAATCAGACAGAGGATTCTACCCGCATTTATGCGGAAAACGGAGTGAGACAATATGTATGTCCCGGTGTAGCGGGATGGAACCAGCTTTTGAACCTGCAAAGGAATTCCTACGAAAACATTTCCAGGATGTGTGAATATGCAATGAAATATAAAGCCGAAGGGATGCTCAATACGGATTGGGGAGATTTCGGTCATATCAACCATCCGGCATTCAGCATTCCGGGGCTTATTTACGGTGCGGCGGCTTCGTGGAACGGCGGCCTTCCTTCTTACGAGGAGATGAATGAGGCCATTTCTTCCCTGGAGTATGGAGATTCCTCCGGCACTTTGTTAAATATAGCAGGAAGGCTGGGGGAGCAGGAATGCTTTGGCTGGGGAAACGCTGTTTACTGGAAGGAAAAAGGCTCTAAATCGGATGTCTCCAGGAAGAAAGAAGTTCTGGCAGAAGCTGCAGAACGGGTGAAAACCATACCGGAGAAAAATCGGGAAATAGATGTCTGCGTACAGGAGCTTGCGGGATGCACGAAATTCATGGACGGCACAATGCGAAAGAGAATTTATCCCTATTTACTGGCGGCAGAAGGAATGAAGCTGTTTAACCGCATCGGGGGAATCGTTGTGAACGCCGAAACGGAAAGCTATGTTACAGAAGATGTATTTCAGGCTGCGGAGGAACTGGAAAAGTGGTATTATCAATATAAGCTTTTGTGGCACACGGTAAGCAGGGAATCGGAACTTTACCGCATTGGAGAGGTGATTTTCTGGTATGCCGATTATTTAAGGGATTTGAAAGGATTGTAG
- a CDS encoding alpha-mannosidase, giving the protein MWFIDKRIQVICDELKRLTIVKASPIENISYKKGRYFYPSEAEKSEVPWEEFCPKTMKWYGPDGHYWFKADYTVPGEWNEKALRLHVKTQIEEWDDGKNPQFLLFVDGKETQGLDMNHRTVSLAARAKAGETWKLDIQAYTGTLHAEFDMIMEMQQVDLEIEKLYYDLIVPLQAFSRMEKDDKVRMDIETVLNEAVNLLDLRTPYSEAFYTSIKKADAYLEKALYEDMGGYEEVIATCIGHTHIDVAWWWTVEQTREKVGRSFATVLKLMEEYPDYKFMSSQPQLYDFLKERYPDLYARIKERVKEGRWEPEGGMWVEADTNLTSGESLVRQFLYGKKFFKEEFGVDCRILWLPDVFGYSGALPQIMKKSGIDYFMTTKLAWNQIDKMPYDTFNWKGIDGTSVFTHLITTLGVGQSSDDFFTTYNGMLHPDAIMGGWKRYQNKEINNDILISFGYGDGGGGPTREMLETSKRMEKGIKGIPKVRQEFSGTYFEELFERVKDNRRLPTWEGELYFEYHRGTYTSMARNKRANRKSEFLMMNLELLGLMASWKGIAYPKEEIDKMWKTILLNQFHDILPGSSIHEVYEVTKKEYEELAVTGNELLTERIEALAGEGKAVTVLNTLGFDRNDIVRLPKECKGVLKDAQGHVYPIQNMENEAVAFLADIPSKGFKSFEMAAGEAVESPFKRLGGSLETPYYKVELDGNGLFTSIYDKKNEREVLKEGERGNLFKMYEDKPIYYDNWDIDIYHTEKSWKAEAVKKLEWLEEGPVCTVLSIEREVSNSLINQKIYFYADSPRIDFETYVDWKEHQHLLKVHFPVDIHTDEASFDIQFGNLTRKVHTNTSWDMARFESCGQKWMDLSEGHYGVSLLNDCKYGYSVKDSVMTLTLIKSGIEPNPVTDQEEHFFTYSLYPHAGSLRECDTIKESYCLNVPLLSVESGKAGVKESLLSVDAQNVMIETVKVSEDGEGIIIRMYEYENAKTRGTVSFGMGKTIKKVCECNLIEEKEDNLVEYTDKEFRFTIKPFEIKTYKVIL; this is encoded by the coding sequence ATGTGGTTTATCGATAAAAGAATACAGGTAATCTGTGATGAATTGAAGAGGCTTACGATTGTAAAGGCTTCTCCCATAGAAAACATCAGTTATAAAAAGGGCAGATATTTCTATCCGTCCGAAGCAGAGAAAAGCGAAGTTCCTTGGGAGGAATTCTGCCCTAAGACGATGAAGTGGTACGGTCCTGACGGGCACTACTGGTTTAAGGCAGATTATACCGTTCCCGGAGAATGGAATGAAAAAGCGCTTCGGCTTCATGTAAAGACTCAGATCGAGGAATGGGACGACGGGAAGAATCCTCAGTTTCTATTATTTGTAGACGGAAAAGAGACGCAGGGTTTAGATATGAACCACCGCACCGTTTCGCTTGCCGCAAGAGCTAAAGCGGGTGAGACATGGAAGCTGGACATACAGGCGTATACGGGAACCTTGCATGCGGAGTTCGATATGATCATGGAGATGCAGCAGGTGGATCTTGAAATAGAAAAGCTGTATTATGACTTGATCGTTCCGCTCCAGGCATTCAGCCGCATGGAGAAAGATGATAAGGTGAGAATGGATATTGAGACGGTGCTTAACGAAGCGGTGAATCTTTTGGATCTTCGCACACCCTATTCAGAAGCTTTTTATACAAGCATAAAAAAGGCTGATGCTTATCTGGAAAAGGCACTGTATGAAGATATGGGCGGATACGAAGAGGTAATCGCAACCTGTATCGGACATACTCATATCGACGTAGCTTGGTGGTGGACCGTAGAGCAGACGAGAGAGAAGGTAGGAAGAAGCTTCGCCACGGTACTGAAACTGATGGAAGAATACCCTGACTATAAGTTCATGTCCAGCCAGCCGCAGCTCTATGATTTCTTAAAAGAGCGCTACCCTGATTTATATGCGAGGATAAAGGAACGGGTAAAGGAAGGCCGCTGGGAACCGGAAGGCGGTATGTGGGTGGAAGCGGACACCAACTTAACCTCAGGTGAGTCTCTGGTACGCCAATTCCTGTACGGAAAGAAATTCTTCAAAGAAGAGTTCGGTGTGGACTGTAGAATCCTGTGGCTTCCTGATGTATTTGGATATTCGGGAGCTCTGCCTCAGATTATGAAAAAGAGCGGCATCGACTATTTCATGACCACGAAGCTGGCATGGAATCAAATAGATAAGATGCCTTACGATACCTTTAACTGGAAGGGCATCGACGGAACATCTGTATTTACTCATTTGATAACGACGCTTGGCGTAGGTCAGAGCAGCGATGACTTCTTTACCACTTATAACGGAATGCTTCATCCTGACGCGATTATGGGCGGCTGGAAGAGATACCAGAATAAGGAAATAAATAACGACATCTTAATTTCCTTCGGGTACGGGGACGGGGGCGGCGGTCCTACGAGAGAAATGCTGGAAACCTCCAAAAGAATGGAAAAGGGAATCAAAGGCATACCTAAGGTGCGTCAGGAATTCTCCGGTACTTATTTCGAAGAACTGTTTGAACGTGTTAAGGATAACCGAAGGCTTCCTACCTGGGAGGGTGAGCTGTATTTCGAATATCATAGGGGAACTTATACCTCCATGGCAAGAAATAAGCGCGCTAACAGAAAGAGCGAGTTTTTGATGATGAATCTGGAGCTGCTTGGCTTAATGGCCTCTTGGAAGGGCATAGCCTATCCGAAAGAAGAAATCGATAAAATGTGGAAGACGATACTTCTCAATCAATTCCACGATATTCTTCCCGGTTCCTCCATTCATGAAGTATATGAAGTGACAAAGAAGGAGTATGAGGAATTGGCTGTAACGGGAAATGAACTGCTTACAGAGAGAATCGAGGCGCTCGCCGGAGAAGGAAAAGCGGTTACGGTACTCAATACCCTCGGTTTTGACAGAAATGATATCGTGCGTCTTCCTAAGGAGTGTAAGGGCGTATTAAAGGATGCGCAGGGTCATGTATATCCGATTCAGAACATGGAAAATGAAGCAGTCGCTTTCCTTGCAGATATACCCTCTAAAGGCTTCAAAAGTTTTGAAATGGCGGCGGGAGAAGCTGTGGAAAGTCCCTTCAAACGATTGGGCGGAAGTCTGGAAACGCCTTATTATAAGGTAGAGCTTGACGGAAACGGTCTCTTTACTTCCATTTATGATAAGAAGAATGAAAGAGAAGTGTTGAAAGAGGGGGAAAGAGGCAATCTCTTTAAGATGTATGAGGATAAGCCCATTTATTATGATAACTGGGATATCGATATTTACCATACTGAGAAAAGCTGGAAGGCAGAAGCTGTCAAGAAGCTTGAATGGCTGGAAGAGGGACCGGTTTGTACGGTTCTTAGCATAGAACGCGAGGTGAGCAATTCCTTGATAAATCAGAAGATTTATTTCTATGCGGACAGCCCGAGAATCGATTTCGAGACATATGTGGACTGGAAGGAGCATCAGCATCTTCTGAAGGTGCATTTTCCGGTGGACATCCATACGGATGAGGCATCCTTCGATATCCAGTTCGGCAATCTTACGAGAAAGGTTCACACGAATACGAGCTGGGATATGGCGCGCTTCGAGTCGTGCGGGCAGAAATGGATGGACCTTTCGGAAGGACACTATGGCGTCAGCTTACTAAATGATTGCAAGTACGGATATTCAGTAAAGGATTCCGTTATGACACTTACTTTGATCAAGTCCGGTATCGAGCCGAATCCGGTAACGGACCAGGAGGAGCATTTCTTTACCTACTCCTTATATCCTCATGCGGGCAGCTTGAGAGAATGTGATACAATAAAAGAAAGCTACTGCCTGAATGTGCCGCTTTTGTCTGTGGAATCCGGTAAGGCGGGCGTTAAGGAATCCCTTCTTTCGGTGGATGCACAAAATGTCATGATAGAGACGGTAAAAGTGTCGGAGGACGGAGAGGGAATCATCATCCGTATGTACGAATATGAAAATGCAAAGACCCGAGGTACGGTATCCTTTGGGATGGGCAAGACGATCAAAAAGGTTTGCGAGTGCAATCTTATAGAAGAGAAAGAAGATAATTTGGTAGAATATACGGACAAAGAATTCCGGTTTACCATAAAGCCCTTTGAAATCAAAACCTACAAGGTGATTTTGTAA
- a CDS encoding beta-glucosidase family protein, which yields MVQEDKIFQDGQEVCIYKDVSRPAKERALDLLSRLTLREKVGQLNQRLYGFNAYLRMGEDVQLSDEFKREVELWGGLGALYGLYRADPWSGKDYENGLFGETAIKAYNLMQEYVIVHSRFGIPALLSSECPHGHQALDGYLLPVNLAMGATFHPALVEAAYHICGIQMKEMGVDLALISMLDVLRDPRWGRSEECFGEDPYLASVMAAAVVRAVQAEGVGVVAKHFAAQGETTGGVNASAARIGERELREIHLPAAKASVEEKVAGIMAAYNEIDGIPCHANDWLLKKVLREEMGFDGIVMADGFAVDRLDMLTGDTMSSGAGALMNGVDMSLWDNGFTLLEEAISRGLAEEKRLDEAVLRVLTLKFERGLFEHPYLEEEKRKFDFSACQENRYLAEESVVLLKNDSRILPLSEDGISSLAVIGPDALYIYSQLGDYTPPLRPGTGSSVAEGILQFAEKKGKIRVTVCKGCGEEDDKEQLSHCGEPYPDREGLFSQAIKAAQESDVTLLVLGGSSSRFGQAQFDKNGAVITDRKKKAKMDCGEGVDLSSLKLPKEQLALALAVYQAARKTVTVVIAGRPYDLQGIIEETDALMYAFYPGPEGGKALAGLLFGEVSPSGRMPVSIPRGAQRLPAYYNYRSSYDAMHYCDGEDGPLFSFGYGLGYGDAKYSDFKLRPDEACEGDMVLEFDIKNDEDRTVWAVPMVFINRLRGSVIPRAKELIAFDKRRLAPGERVRARIQLGKETFFSWNRKMEYKTDPGRARIMLWDGEKDLWSGDIGLG from the coding sequence ATGGTGCAAGAGGACAAGATATTTCAGGACGGACAAGAGGTCTGTATCTATAAGGATGTGTCACGCCCTGCGAAAGAGAGAGCGCTGGATTTGCTGAGCAGGCTGACCCTGAGGGAAAAGGTTGGACAGCTCAATCAACGGCTTTATGGCTTTAATGCCTACCTCCGCATGGGGGAGGACGTGCAACTTTCCGATGAGTTTAAGCGGGAGGTGGAGCTGTGGGGAGGGCTGGGAGCTCTTTACGGGCTGTACCGGGCCGATCCCTGGTCTGGAAAAGATTATGAAAACGGACTTTTTGGAGAAACGGCGATTAAGGCCTATAATCTAATGCAGGAATATGTCATAGTCCATTCCCGTTTCGGGATTCCTGCGCTCTTATCCAGTGAATGTCCTCATGGGCATCAGGCTTTGGATGGATATTTGCTTCCTGTCAATCTGGCGATGGGTGCTACCTTTCATCCGGCGCTGGTAGAGGCGGCATATCATATCTGCGGTATACAGATGAAGGAAATGGGCGTGGATCTTGCGCTCATCTCCATGCTGGATGTGCTCAGAGATCCCAGATGGGGAAGGAGTGAGGAGTGCTTTGGCGAAGACCCTTATCTTGCTTCCGTTATGGCGGCGGCAGTGGTGAGAGCCGTGCAGGCGGAGGGAGTAGGTGTGGTGGCGAAGCATTTCGCTGCCCAAGGTGAGACTACCGGAGGAGTGAATGCCAGCGCGGCGCGTATCGGTGAGAGAGAGCTTCGGGAGATTCACCTGCCTGCGGCGAAAGCCAGCGTGGAGGAAAAGGTTGCTGGAATTATGGCGGCCTATAATGAAATAGACGGAATTCCCTGCCATGCCAATGACTGGCTGTTGAAAAAGGTGCTGCGGGAGGAAATGGGGTTCGATGGAATTGTCATGGCGGACGGCTTTGCCGTGGATCGGCTGGATATGCTTACCGGCGATACGATGAGTTCCGGCGCCGGCGCCCTTATGAACGGTGTGGATATGTCCTTGTGGGATAACGGTTTTACTTTGCTGGAAGAGGCGATAAGCCGCGGACTGGCTGAGGAAAAGAGGCTGGATGAAGCGGTGCTTAGAGTACTGACGCTGAAGTTTGAAAGAGGGCTGTTCGAGCATCCTTATCTGGAGGAGGAAAAAAGAAAATTTGATTTTTCGGCTTGCCAAGAGAACCGGTATCTTGCAGAGGAGTCCGTTGTCCTATTAAAAAATGACAGCCGCATTCTTCCTCTTAGTGAGGACGGAATAAGCAGTCTTGCGGTAATTGGCCCGGATGCGCTTTACATTTATTCTCAGCTGGGAGATTATACTCCGCCGTTGAGACCCGGGACGGGTTCGAGTGTTGCGGAGGGAATCTTACAATTTGCAGAAAAAAAAGGAAAGATACGTGTCACAGTGTGCAAAGGCTGCGGCGAAGAAGATGATAAGGAACAGCTTTCACATTGTGGTGAACCGTATCCTGACCGTGAAGGATTGTTCTCTCAGGCAATAAAAGCTGCGCAGGAAAGCGATGTTACGCTGCTAGTGCTTGGCGGTTCTTCCAGCCGCTTCGGGCAAGCGCAGTTCGATAAAAATGGAGCGGTCATAACGGATCGGAAGAAGAAGGCGAAGATGGACTGCGGCGAAGGCGTGGATTTATCCTCACTCAAGCTTCCGAAAGAGCAGCTGGCGCTGGCGCTGGCCGTATATCAGGCTGCGAGAAAGACGGTAACGGTTGTGATTGCAGGAAGACCCTATGATCTTCAGGGAATTATAGAGGAAACGGACGCGCTTATGTACGCGTTTTATCCCGGACCGGAAGGTGGGAAGGCGCTTGCCGGGCTTTTATTCGGTGAGGTTTCGCCTTCGGGAAGAATGCCTGTATCCATTCCTCGCGGTGCACAGCGCCTTCCGGCGTATTATAATTACAGGAGTTCTTATGACGCCATGCACTACTGCGACGGCGAGGACGGACCGCTTTTTTCTTTCGGCTATGGACTAGGATACGGGGACGCAAAGTATTCGGACTTCAAATTACGACCGGATGAAGCATGTGAAGGCGATATGGTACTGGAATTCGATATAAAAAACGATGAAGACCGTACCGTATGGGCCGTGCCGATGGTTTTTATAAACCGTCTTAGGGGTAGTGTTATACCGAGAGCTAAAGAACTGATTGCCTTTGACAAGCGGAGACTTGCACCGGGGGAGAGAGTACGGGCGAGGATTCAATTGGGAAAGGAAACGTTTTTTAGCTGGAACAGGAAAATGGAATATAAGACAGACCCTGGAAGGGCCCGCATAATGCTTTGGGACGGCGAAAAGGACTTATGGAGCGGGGATATCGGATTAGGATAA